The sequence CCACACGGGCGTACAGGCGGCGCAGGACCTCCAGGGAGCGCTCCTTGACGGGGGCGCCGGAGAGCCCGCCCGTCTCCTTCACCAGGGCCGGGGAGGACTTCAGGCCCAGCCCCTCGCGGGCGATGGTGGTGTTCGTGGCGATGATGCCGTCCAGGCCCAGCTCCAGGGCCAGGTCGGCGACCGCGTCGACGTCCTCGTCCGCGAGGTCGGGGGCGATCTTGACGAGCAGCGGTACCCGGCGGTCGGTCACCGTGCGGTCTGCGGCCTCGCGTACGGCCGTCAGCAGCGGCCGCAGCGACTCGGTGGCCTGGAGGTTGCGCAGGCCCGGGGTGTTGGGCGAGGAGACGTTCACCACGAGGTAGTCGGCGTGCCGGGCGAGGCGCTCGGTGGAGGCGACGTAGTCCCCCACGGCCTCCTCCTCGGGCACGACCTTGGTCTTGCCGATGTTGACGCCCACGACGGTCCTGAAGACGGCCTCACGGGCCGCCAGGCGGGCCGCCACGGCCGCCGAGCCCTCGTTGTTGAAGCCCATGCGGTTGATCAGCGCGCGGTCCGGCACGAGGCGGAAGAGCCGCTTCTTCGGGTTGCCGGGCTGCGGCTCGGCCGTGACCGTGCCGATCTCGATGTGGTCGAAGCCGAGCATCGACATGCCGTCGATGGCGACGGCGTTCTTGTCGAAGCCGGCGGCGAGGCCGAAGGGGCCGTGCATGCGCAGGCCGAGGGCCTCGGTGCGGAGCTCCTCGTAGCGCGGGGCCAGGGCGGCCGCGACGAAGGTGCGCAGCACGGGGGTGCGGGCGGCGAGGCGGATCCAGCGGAAGGCCAGGTAGTGGGCCTGCTCCGGGTCCATCCGCTTGAAGACCAGGTTGAAGAAGGTTTTGTACATCGTCGGAAAATCCCTCTGCGCTCGTGAAGAGGGGGACACCCGTCGTGAAACCGGTGTCCCCCTCCCCGTGTCCGTGCCGGCTGTGCGGGCCTGCGTCAGTCGCGGGCCGCGGTCAGGTGCTCCGCGTGCTCCTGGAGGGAGCGGACGCCCACGTCGCCGCGGTTGAGCGCGTCGATGCCCTGGACGGCGGCGGCGAGCGCCTGGACCGTGGTCAGGCAGGGGACGCTGCGGGCCACGGCCGCCGTACGGATCTCGTAGCCGTCGAGGCGGCCGCCGGTGCCGTACGGGGTGTTGACGATCAGGTCGACCTGGCCGTCGTGGATCAGCTGGACGATGGTCTTCTCGCCGTTCGGGCCCTCGCCCTCGCTGAGCTTGCGCACCACGGTGGCGTTGATGCCGTTGCGGCGCAGCACCTCGGCGGTGCCGGAGGTCGCCATCAGCTCGAAGCCGTGGGCGACGAGCTCACGCGCCGGGAAGATCATCGAGCGCTTGTCGCGGTTGGCGACGGAGATGAACGCGCGGCCCTTGGTGGGCAGCGGGCCGTAGGCGCCGGCCTGCGACTTGGCGTAGGCGGTGCCGAAGACGGCGTCGATGCCCATGACCTCGCCGGTGGAGCGCATCTCCGGGCCGAGGACGGTGTCCACGCCGCGGCCGTGGATGTCGCGGAAGCGCGACCACGGCATGACGGCCTCCTTGACGGAGATCGGCGCGTCGATCGGCAGGGTGCCGCCGTCGCCGGTCTTCGGCAGCAGGCCCTCGGCGCGCAGCTCGGCGATGGTCGTGCCGAGCGAGATGCGGGCGGCGGCCTTCGCGAGCGGGACGGCGGTGGCCTTCGAGGTGAAGGGGACGGTCCGGGAGGCGCGCGGGTTGGCCTCCAGGACGTAGAGGATGTCCCCGGCCATCGCGAACTGGATGTTGATCAGGCCGCGGACTCCGACGCCCTTGGCGATGGCCTCGGTGGAGGCGCGCAGGCGCTTGATGTCGTAGCCGCCGAGGGTGATCGGGGGCAGGGCGCAGGCCGAGTCGCCGGAGTGGATGCCGGCTTCCTCGATGTGCTCCATGACGCCGCCGAGGTAGAGCTCGTGGCCGTCGTAGAGGGCGTCGACGTCGATTTCGATCGCGTCGTCGAGGAAGCGGTCGACCAGCACGGGGCGGGTCGGGGAGATCTCGGTGGACTCGGCGATGTACGACTCGAGGCGGGCCTCGTCGTAGACGATCTCCATGCCGCGGCCGCCGAGCACGTAGGACGGGCGGACGAGGACCGGGTAGCCGATCTCGTCGGCGATCGCCTTCGCACCCGCGAAGGTGGTGGCGGTGCCGTGCTTGGGGGCGGGCAGGCCGGCGTCGGCGAGGACCTGGCCGAAGGCGCCGCGGTCCTCGGCGGCGTGGATGGCCTCCGGCGGGGTGCCGACGACGGGGACGCCGTTGTCCTTGAGGGCCTGGGCGAGACCGAGGGGGGTCTGGCCGCCGAGCTGGACGACGACACCGGCGATGGGGCCGGCCAGCGACTCCGCGTGGACGATCTCCAGCACGTCCTCGAGCGTCAGCGGCTCGAAGTACAGGCGGTCGGAGGTGTCGTAGTCGGTGGAGACGGTCTCCGGGTTGCAGTTGACCATCACGGTCTCGTAGCCGGCGTCGCTGAGGGCGAAGGAGGCGTGGACGCAGGAGTAGTCGAACTCGATGCCCTGGCCGATGCGGTTCGGGCCGGAGCCCAGGATGATCACCGCGGGCTTGGTGCGGGGCGCGACCTCGGACTCCTCGTCGTACGAGGAGTAGAAGTACGGGGTCTTCGCGGCGAACTCGGCGGCGCAGGTGTCGACCGTCTTGTAGACCGGGCGGACCCCCAGCGCGTGGCGGACCTCGCGGACGACGTCCTCGCGCAGGCCGCGGATCTCGGCGATCTGGGCGTCGGAGAAGCCGTGGCGCTTGGCCTCGGCGAGCAGCTCGGGCTGGAGCTTCTCGGCGGCGGCGAGGTCGTCCGCGATCTCCTTGATGAGGAAGAGCTGGTCGACGAACCAGGGGTCGATCTTCGTGAACTCGAAGACCTCTTCCTGGGTGGCGCCGGCGCGGATGGCCTGCATGACGGTGTTGATGCGGCCGTCGGTCGGGCGGACCGCGGTGGCGAGGAGCTCGTCCTTGTCGCCGGTGGGGCCGACGAAGGTGAACTGCGAGCCCTTCTTCTCCAGGGAGCGCAGGGCCTTCTGGAGGGCCTCGGTGAAGTTGCGGCCGATGGCCATGGCCTCGCCGACCGACTTCATGGTGGTGGTGAGGGTGGCGTCGGCCAGCGGGAACTTCTCGAAGGCGAAGCGCGGGGCCTTGACGACGACGTAGTCGAGGGACGGCTCGAAGGAGGCCGGGGTCTTCTCGGTGATGTCGTTGGGGACCTCGTCGAGCGTGTAGCCGATGGCCAGCTTGGCGGCGATCTTGGCGATCGGGAAGCCGGTGGCCTTCGACGCGAGCGCCGAGGAGCGCGAGACGCGCGGGTTCATCTCGATGACGATGACGCGGCCGTCGGTGGGGTCGATGGCGAACTGGATGTTGCAGCCGCCGGTGTCGACGCCGACCTCGCGGATGATCGCGATGCCGATGTCGCGCAGCCGCTGGTACTCGCGGTCGGTCAGCGTCATCGCCGGGGCGACGGTGATCGAGTCACCGGTGTGGACGCCCATCGGGTCGAAGTTCTCGATGGAGCAGACGACGACCACGTTGTCCTTGGTGTCGCGCATCAGCTCCAGCTCGTACTCCTTCCAGCCGAGGATGGACTCCTCCAGGAGCACCTCGGTGGTCGGGGAGAGCGTGAGGCCCTGGCCGGCGATGCGGCGCAGCTCGTCCTCGTCGTGGGCGAAGCCGGAGCCGGCGCCGCCCATGGTGAAGGAGGGGCGGACGACGACGGGGTAGCCGCCGAGGGTGTCGACGCCCTTGATGACGTCGTCCATCGTGTGGCAGATGACCGAGCGGGCGGACTCGCCGTATCCGATCTTGGCCTTGACGGCCTCGACGACGCCCTTGAAGAGGTCGCGGTCCTCGCCCTTGTTGATGGCCTCGACGTTGGCGCCGATGAGCTCGACGCCGTACTTCTCCAGCACACCCTGCTCGTGCATGGAGATCGCGGTGTTGAGCGCGGTCTGGCCGCCGAGGGTGGGCAGGAGCGCGTCGGGGCGCTCCTTGGCGATGATCTTCTCGACGAACTCGGGGGTGATCGGCTCGACGTACGTGGCGTCGGCGATCTCCGGGTCGGTCATGATCGTCGCGGGGTTGGAGTTGACCAGGATGACCCGCAGGCCCTCGGCCTTGAGGATGCGGCAGGCCTGGGTGCCGGAGTAGTCGAACTCGGCGGCCTGTCCGATGACGATCGGGCCGGAGCCGATGACCAGGACGGACTGGATATCGGTGCGCTTAGGCACGCTCGGCCTCCATCAGGGATACGAAACGGTCGAAGAGGTACGCGGCGTCGTGCGGGCCGGCGGCCGCCTCGGGGTGGTACTGGACGCTGAAGGCCGGCTGGTCGAGCAGCTGGAGGCCTTCGACGACGTTGTCGTTCAGGCAGACGTGGGAGACCTCGGCGCGGCCGTAGGCGGTCTCGGAGACCTTGTCGAGGGGCGCGTCGACGGCGAAGCCGTGGTTGTGCGCGGTGATCTCGACCTTGCCGGTGGTGCGGTCCTGGACCGGCTGGTTGATGCCGCGGTGGCCGTACTTCAGCTTGTAGGTGCCGAAGCCGAGGGCGCGGCCGAGGATCTGGTTGCCGAAGCAGATGCCGAAGAGCGGGGTCTTGCGCTCCAGGACGCCCTGCATGACGGCGACGGGGCCGTCGGCGGTGGCCGGGTCGCCCGGGCCGTTGGAGAAGAACACGCCGTCGGGGTTCACCGCGTAGACGTCCTCGACGGTGGCGGTGGCGGGCAGGACGTGGACCTCGATGCCGCGCTCGGCCATCCGGTGCGGGGTCATGCCCTTGATGCCCAGGTCGACGGCGGCCACGGTGAACTTCTTCTCACCGATGGCGGGGACGACGTACGCCTCCTTGGTCGCGACCTCGGCGGAGAGGTTCGCGCCCTTCATCTGCGGCTGCGCCGTGACCTTGGCCAGCAGGGCCTCGTCGCGGACGCCGACCCAGGCCTCGCCGGAGAAGATGCCGACGCGCATGGCGCCGCGTTCGCGCAGGTGGCGGGTGAGGGCGCGGGTGTCGATCCCGCAGATCCCGACGACGCCCTGCTTGACGAGCTCCTCGTCCAGCGAGCGCTGCGAGCGCCAGTTCGAGGGGACGCGGGCGGGGTCGCGTACGACGTAGCCGGCGACCCAGATGCGGGAGGACTCGGGGTCCTCGTCGTTGACGCCGGTGTTGCCCACGTGGGGGGCGGTCATCACGACGACCTGTCGGTGGTACGACGGGTCGGTGAGGGTCTCCTGGTAGCCGGTCATTCCGGTGGAGAACACGGCCTCGCCGAAGGTCTCCCCCACAGCGCCGTAGGCGCGGCCGCGGAAGATCCGACCGTCCTCCAGGACGAGTACGGCGGGAGCTTTGGCTGCTCCCCTGGTGGAGGTCGTCATCGTTCGGCGCCTTCCGTCGTGATGGATGAGTTCATGAGATTGATGGCTTCGACCCAGGCGGCGTGTTCGGCCGCGCGGTCGGAGCGGAATCCGGAGTCGATCAGCTTGTCGCCGTGCGCCCAGGTGACGACGAGCAGACCGCCCTCGGTGAGTACCTTGCCCGCGATTCCCTTGTCGAGGCGGGCGCCGCGCAGCTGCGCGGCCGGTACGAAGAAGTCGTTGGCCCCCGGTCGGACCACGTCGAGGCCCGCGTCGGTGAGCGTGAGCTCGACCCGGCTGCGCAGGCCCAGACCGTGGGCGACGATCCGGTCGAGCCACTGCCCGGCGGTGGTGGACCCGTGATACCGGCCGGTCAGGGCCAGGCGGTGCTCGGGAAGACCGTCGGGTGCGGCGGGCAGCTCCGGCAGATCGTTCTGCAGAGCGCCGCGCCATTTCCAGCCCTGCCGCATCAGCCAGTAGACGAACGCGACGAAGACGGCCAGGCCGATCACCCACGCCATGCGGGCACCGAAGCTGGTCACCTCCGCCGACTGTCGTTCGGCGGCCTCGGCGGCCAGTTGGATTACTGCAGGTGTCACGCCAGTTTCCCGTCCACGACCGTTGCCCGGCCCCGCAGGAAGGTATGAGTGACGCGCCCCGGCAGCTCACGGCCCTCGTAAGGCGTGTTGCGGCTGCGGGAGGCGAAGTGTGCGGGGTCCACGACACCACGGTACGAGGTCTCGACCAAGGTCAGGTTCGCGGGTTCACCTGCCGAGACGGGACGGCCGTGGTTCTCCAGGCCGCCGATGCGTGCCGGAGCGAAGGACATCCGCTCGGCGACGCCCGCCCAGTCGAGCAGTCCGGTCTCGACCATCGTCTGCTGGACGACGGAGAGAGCGGTCTCCAGGCCGACCATGCCCATGGCGGCGGCGGCCCACTCGCAGTCCTTGTCCTCGTGCGGGTGCGGGGCGTGGTCGGTGGCGACGATGTCGATCGTGCCGTCGGCGAGCGCCTCGCGCAGGGCCAGCACGTCGCGCTCGGTGCGCAGCGGCGGGTTGACCTTGTAGACCGCGTTGTACGAGCGCACGAGCTCCTCGGTGAGGAGGAGGTGGTGCGGGGTGACCTCGGCGGTGACGTCGATGCCGCGGGACTTGGCCCAGCGGACGATCTCGACGGAGCCGGCGGTGGAGAGGTGGCAGATGTGGACGCGGGAGCCGACGTGCTCGGCGAGCAGGACGTCGCGGGCGATGATCGACTCCTCGGCGACGGCCGGCCAGCCGCCGAGACCCAGTTCCGCGGAGACGATGCCCTCGTTCATCTGGGCGCCCTCGGTGAGGCGGGGCTCCTGGGCGTGCTGGGCGACGACGCCGCCGAAGGCCTTCACGTACTCCAGGGCGCGGCGCATGATCACGGCGTCGTCCACGCACTTGCCGTCGTCGGAGAAGACGGTGACGCGGGCGGCGGACTCGTGCATGGCGCCCAGCTCGGAGAGCTGCTTGCCCTCCAGGCCGACGGTGACGGCGCCGATGGGCTGCACGTCGCAGTAGCCGGACTCCTTGCCCAGGCGCCAGACCTGCTCGACGACGCCGGCGGTGTCGGCGACCGGGAAGGTGTTCGCCATGGCGAACACGGCGGTGAAGCCGCCGGAGGCGGCGGCGCGGGTGCCGGTGAGGACGGTCTCGGAGTCCTCGCGGCCGGGCTCGCGCAGGTGGGTGTGCAGGTCGACGAGGCCGGGGAGGAGGACCTGGCCCTCGGCCTCGATGACGGTCGCGCCTTCGGCGGACAGGCCGGTGCCGACCTCGGCGATGGTCTCGCCGTCGATCAGGACGTCCTGCGCCTCGCCGCCGAGTACCTTCGCGCCACGGATAAGGATCTTGCTCATGGTTACTTGCTCTCCTCGGTACGGGCGGGGGCGGCGGGGGTGGTGGTGACGGCGGGCTCGGAGCCTCCGAGCAGCAGGTAGAGGACGGCCATGCGGGTGGAGACGCCGTTGGCGACCTGCTCGACGGCCGTGCAGCGGTCGGAGTCGGCGACCTGGGCGGTGATCTCCATGCCGCGGTTCATCGGGCCGGGGTGCATCACGATGGCGTGCTCGGGCATCTTCGCCATGCGGTCGCCGTCGAGCCCGTACCGGCGGGAGTACTCGCGCTCGGTCGGGAAGAAGGCCGCGTTCATGCGTTCGCGCTGCACACGCAGCATCATCACCGCATCGGACTTCGGCAGCACGTCGTCGAGGTTGTACGAGACCTCGCAGGGCCAGGCCTCGACGCCGATCGGGACGAGCGTGGGCGGGGCCACCAGGGTGACCTCGGCGCCGAGGGTGTGCAGCAGGTGGACGTTGGAGCGGGCCACTCGGCTGTGCAGGACGTCGCCGACGATGGTGATCCGGCGGCCGCCGAGGTCCTTGCCGAGGCCCGCGTCGCGGCCGACCAGGCGGCGGCGCATGGTGAAGGCGTCCAGCAGGGCCTGGGTGGGGTGCTCGTGGGTGCCGTCGCCGGCGTTGACGACGGCGGAGTCGATCCAGCCGGAGGTCGCGAGCCGGTAGGGGGCGCCGGAGGCGTGGTGGCGGATGACGACCGCGTCGGCGCCCATGGCCTCCAGGGTCAGCGCGGTGTCCTTCAGGGATTCGCCCTTGGAAACGGACGAACCCTTCGCGGAGAAGTTGATGACGTCGGCCGAGAGCCGCTTGGCGGCCGCCTCGAAGGAGATCCGGGTGCGGGTCGAGTCCTCGAAGAAGAGGTTGACGACGGTGAGGCCGCGCAGGGTGGGCAGCTTCTTGATCGGCCGGTCCGCGACACGGGCCATCTCCTCGGCGGTGTCGAGGATCAGGACGGCGTCGTCGCGCGTGAGGTCGGCGGCCGAGATGAGGTGACGCTTCATCTGGATGGCTCCGTAGGTCGGGAGGGCAGGCGGACTGACGGGCAGGGGTGCGAGCGGGCAGGGCAGGCCTCGGCGCGGGCCCGGTCGGGGCCCGTCACTCGAACGGTCTACTGGCCTGCTGCCTGGGCGGTCCGCTGGCCGAGCAGCACGGCGTCACGGCCGTCCTCCTCCTGGAGCTGGACCTTGACGGTCTCCCGCAGCGACGTGGGGAGGTTCTTGCCGACGTAGTCGGCGCGGATCGGCAGTTCGCGGTGGCCTCTGTCGACGAGGACCGCGAGCTGCACGGCGCGGGGGCGGCCGAGGTCGCCGAGGGCGTCGAGGGCGGCGCGGATGGTGCGGCCGGAGAAGAGCACGTCGTCGACGAGGACGACCAGACGGCCGTCGAGGTCGTCGCCGGGGATCTCGGTGCGACCGATGGCGCGGGCGGGCTTCATCCGCAGGTCGTCGCGGTACATGGTGATGTCGAGGGAACCGACCGGGATCTTCGTACCGGTGATCTCTTCGAGCTTGGCGGCCAGCCGGCGGGAGAGGTGGACACCGCGGGTGGGGATGCCGAGGAGCACCACGTCGTCGGCGCCTTTGGCGCGTTCGACGATCTCGTGGGCGATGCGGGTCAGGACCCGCGCGATGTCCTGCGCTTCGAGAACGGGGCGCATGGAATCGGTGTTCTGCTGGGTGTCCATGAAAAGGACCTCCTTCTCCGCCTCACGGGACGGACCTTAAAGGACGTCTGATGTACGCCTCACACGGTACCAGGAAGCGGCCGGTGACTCGGACCGGGCCGGTACGGAAGGGCTCTCAGAGGGCTCCTGGGACGAACCCCCAGGGGTGCGACGAAGACCATTCGGCTTGACGCATCCAAGTAACGCTGCGTAACCTCACAGTGAGTTACCAGCCGCGCGGCCGAGCCGCACGGAGGTCCGTAGTCACGTAGTCGCAGTGTCCACCAGTCACAGCGTCACAGCGTCCGGGAGCGTTATGTCCAGCGAATACGCCAAACAGCTCGGGGCCAAGCTCCGCGCCATCCGCACCCA comes from Streptomyces virginiae and encodes:
- a CDS encoding quinone-dependent dihydroorotate dehydrogenase, whose translation is MYKTFFNLVFKRMDPEQAHYLAFRWIRLAARTPVLRTFVAAALAPRYEELRTEALGLRMHGPFGLAAGFDKNAVAIDGMSMLGFDHIEIGTVTAEPQPGNPKKRLFRLVPDRALINRMGFNNEGSAAVAARLAAREAVFRTVVGVNIGKTKVVPEEEAVGDYVASTERLARHADYLVVNVSSPNTPGLRNLQATESLRPLLTAVREAADRTVTDRRVPLLVKIAPDLADEDVDAVADLALELGLDGIIATNTTIAREGLGLKSSPALVKETGGLSGAPVKERSLEVLRRLYARVGDRLVLVGVGGIENAEDAWQRILAGATLIQGYSAFIYEGPFYARAIHKGLAARLATSPYATLAEAVGAETRKASK
- the carB gene encoding carbamoyl-phosphate synthase large subunit, producing the protein MPKRTDIQSVLVIGSGPIVIGQAAEFDYSGTQACRILKAEGLRVILVNSNPATIMTDPEIADATYVEPITPEFVEKIIAKERPDALLPTLGGQTALNTAISMHEQGVLEKYGVELIGANVEAINKGEDRDLFKGVVEAVKAKIGYGESARSVICHTMDDVIKGVDTLGGYPVVVRPSFTMGGAGSGFAHDEDELRRIAGQGLTLSPTTEVLLEESILGWKEYELELMRDTKDNVVVVCSIENFDPMGVHTGDSITVAPAMTLTDREYQRLRDIGIAIIREVGVDTGGCNIQFAIDPTDGRVIVIEMNPRVSRSSALASKATGFPIAKIAAKLAIGYTLDEVPNDITEKTPASFEPSLDYVVVKAPRFAFEKFPLADATLTTTMKSVGEAMAIGRNFTEALQKALRSLEKKGSQFTFVGPTGDKDELLATAVRPTDGRINTVMQAIRAGATQEEVFEFTKIDPWFVDQLFLIKEIADDLAAAEKLQPELLAEAKRHGFSDAQIAEIRGLREDVVREVRHALGVRPVYKTVDTCAAEFAAKTPYFYSSYDEESEVAPRTKPAVIILGSGPNRIGQGIEFDYSCVHASFALSDAGYETVMVNCNPETVSTDYDTSDRLYFEPLTLEDVLEIVHAESLAGPIAGVVVQLGGQTPLGLAQALKDNGVPVVGTPPEAIHAAEDRGAFGQVLADAGLPAPKHGTATTFAGAKAIADEIGYPVLVRPSYVLGGRGMEIVYDEARLESYIAESTEISPTRPVLVDRFLDDAIEIDVDALYDGHELYLGGVMEHIEEAGIHSGDSACALPPITLGGYDIKRLRASTEAIAKGVGVRGLINIQFAMAGDILYVLEANPRASRTVPFTSKATAVPLAKAAARISLGTTIAELRAEGLLPKTGDGGTLPIDAPISVKEAVMPWSRFRDIHGRGVDTVLGPEMRSTGEVMGIDAVFGTAYAKSQAGAYGPLPTKGRAFISVANRDKRSMIFPARELVAHGFELMATSGTAEVLRRNGINATVVRKLSEGEGPNGEKTIVQLIHDGQVDLIVNTPYGTGGRLDGYEIRTAAVARSVPCLTTVQALAAAVQGIDALNRGDVGVRSLQEHAEHLTAARD
- the carA gene encoding glutamine-hydrolyzing carbamoyl-phosphate synthase small subunit is translated as MTTSTRGAAKAPAVLVLEDGRIFRGRAYGAVGETFGEAVFSTGMTGYQETLTDPSYHRQVVVMTAPHVGNTGVNDEDPESSRIWVAGYVVRDPARVPSNWRSQRSLDEELVKQGVVGICGIDTRALTRHLRERGAMRVGIFSGEAWVGVRDEALLAKVTAQPQMKGANLSAEVATKEAYVVPAIGEKKFTVAAVDLGIKGMTPHRMAERGIEVHVLPATATVEDVYAVNPDGVFFSNGPGDPATADGPVAVMQGVLERKTPLFGICFGNQILGRALGFGTYKLKYGHRGINQPVQDRTTGKVEITAHNHGFAVDAPLDKVSETAYGRAEVSHVCLNDNVVEGLQLLDQPAFSVQYHPEAAAGPHDAAYLFDRFVSLMEAERA
- a CDS encoding PH-like domain-containing protein yields the protein MTPAVIQLAAEAAERQSAEVTSFGARMAWVIGLAVFVAFVYWLMRQGWKWRGALQNDLPELPAAPDGLPEHRLALTGRYHGSTTAGQWLDRIVAHGLGLRSRVELTLTDAGLDVVRPGANDFFVPAAQLRGARLDKGIAGKVLTEGGLLVVTWAHGDKLIDSGFRSDRAAEHAAWVEAINLMNSSITTEGAER
- a CDS encoding dihydroorotase, which produces MSKILIRGAKVLGGEAQDVLIDGETIAEVGTGLSAEGATVIEAEGQVLLPGLVDLHTHLREPGREDSETVLTGTRAAASGGFTAVFAMANTFPVADTAGVVEQVWRLGKESGYCDVQPIGAVTVGLEGKQLSELGAMHESAARVTVFSDDGKCVDDAVIMRRALEYVKAFGGVVAQHAQEPRLTEGAQMNEGIVSAELGLGGWPAVAEESIIARDVLLAEHVGSRVHICHLSTAGSVEIVRWAKSRGIDVTAEVTPHHLLLTEELVRSYNAVYKVNPPLRTERDVLALREALADGTIDIVATDHAPHPHEDKDCEWAAAAMGMVGLETALSVVQQTMVETGLLDWAGVAERMSFAPARIGGLENHGRPVSAGEPANLTLVETSYRGVVDPAHFASRSRNTPYEGRELPGRVTHTFLRGRATVVDGKLA
- a CDS encoding aspartate carbamoyltransferase catalytic subunit, which gives rise to MKRHLISAADLTRDDAVLILDTAEEMARVADRPIKKLPTLRGLTVVNLFFEDSTRTRISFEAAAKRLSADVINFSAKGSSVSKGESLKDTALTLEAMGADAVVIRHHASGAPYRLATSGWIDSAVVNAGDGTHEHPTQALLDAFTMRRRLVGRDAGLGKDLGGRRITIVGDVLHSRVARSNVHLLHTLGAEVTLVAPPTLVPIGVEAWPCEVSYNLDDVLPKSDAVMMLRVQRERMNAAFFPTEREYSRRYGLDGDRMAKMPEHAIVMHPGPMNRGMEITAQVADSDRCTAVEQVANGVSTRMAVLYLLLGGSEPAVTTTPAAPARTEESK
- the pyrR gene encoding bifunctional pyr operon transcriptional regulator/uracil phosphoribosyltransferase PyrR, giving the protein MDTQQNTDSMRPVLEAQDIARVLTRIAHEIVERAKGADDVVLLGIPTRGVHLSRRLAAKLEEITGTKIPVGSLDITMYRDDLRMKPARAIGRTEIPGDDLDGRLVVLVDDVLFSGRTIRAALDALGDLGRPRAVQLAVLVDRGHRELPIRADYVGKNLPTSLRETVKVQLQEEDGRDAVLLGQRTAQAAGQ